In Mycolicibacterium alvei, a single window of DNA contains:
- the cobN gene encoding cobaltochelatase subunit CobN — protein sequence MFAPTVLLLSTSDTDLITARASGARYRWANPSRLVAGELEELLDGADIVVIRILGGYRAWEDGIDTVVASGLPTVVVSGEQSPDAELMGHSTAPQGAALQTHIYLAQGGIENVANLYSFLSDTLLMTGFGFAAPVTTPTWGVLERTTGSGAGPTVAVLYYRAQQLAGNTGYVDALCNAIEQAGGRALPVFCASLRTAEPELLELLGTTDALITTVLAAGGATPAAVGAGGTDDSWNVAHLAALDIPILQGLCLTSSRDQWSDNDDGMSPLDVATQVAVPEFDGRIITVPFSFKEIDSEGLISYVADPERCARVAGLAIRHARLRAIPAAEKRVAVVFSAYPTKHARIGNAVGLDTPASAIALLRTMRDAGYDIGEATAPGDLATIVDSGDGDALIHSLIERGGQDPEWLTDEALAANPIRVPAKDYRSWFATLPAELADAVVEHWGPPPGELFVDRSHDPDGEIVIAAIQAGNVVLIVQPPRGFGENPVAIYHDPDLPPSHHYLAAYRWLDSSFPGSFRADAVVHLGKHGNLEWLPGKTLGMSAACGTDAALGDLPLIYPFLVNDPGEGTQAKRRAHATLIDHLIPPMARAETYGDIAKLEQLLDEHANVSALDPGKLPAIRQQIWTLMRAAKMDHDLGLEDRPDEESFDDMLLHVDGWLCEIKDVQIRDGLHVLGQKPTGAGELDLVLAILRARQLFGGEQTVPGLRQALGLIEDGSDDRAAVDAAEAGARALVAALQESGWDPSAVDKITDNPEVAQILRFAATEVVPRLAGTASEIDQVLRALAGGFIASGPSGSPLRGLVNVLPTGRNFYSVDPKAVPSRLAWETGVAMADSLLDRYRTDYGRWPQSVGLSVWGTSAMRTAGDDIAEVLALLGVRPVWDDASRRVVNLEAIDLAELGRPRIDVTVRISGFFRDAFPHVVTMLDDAVALVAGLDESAADNYVRAHSQADLAEHGDLRRSTTRIFGSKPGTYGAGLLQLIDSRNWRDDADLAEVYTAWGGFAYGRGLDGAPAADDMNRAYRRIAVAAKNTDTREHDIADSDDYFQYHGGMVATVRALTGQAPAAYIGDNTRPDAVRTRTLSEETNRVFRARVVNPRWITAMRRHGYKGAFEMAATVDYLFGYDATAHVMADWMYERLSAEYVLDDENRKFMSESNPWALHGMAERLLEAAGRGMWAQPEQATLDGLRQVLLETEGELEG from the coding sequence GTGTTTGCTCCCACTGTCTTGCTGCTGTCGACCTCGGACACCGATCTGATCACTGCCCGCGCCAGCGGGGCCCGGTACCGCTGGGCCAATCCGTCGCGGCTGGTCGCCGGTGAGCTCGAGGAGCTTCTCGACGGTGCTGACATCGTCGTGATCCGCATCCTCGGCGGCTACCGGGCCTGGGAGGACGGTATCGACACTGTGGTGGCCAGTGGCCTGCCGACCGTCGTGGTCAGCGGTGAGCAGTCACCCGACGCCGAGCTGATGGGGCATTCGACCGCCCCGCAGGGCGCCGCTCTGCAAACCCACATCTACCTGGCCCAGGGCGGCATCGAGAATGTGGCAAACCTTTATTCCTTCCTGTCCGACACCCTGCTGATGACCGGGTTTGGCTTCGCTGCCCCGGTAACCACCCCGACCTGGGGTGTCCTGGAGCGCACCACCGGCTCCGGCGCCGGACCGACCGTGGCCGTGCTCTACTACCGCGCACAGCAACTGGCCGGGAACACCGGCTACGTCGACGCGTTGTGCAACGCGATCGAGCAGGCCGGCGGCCGCGCGTTGCCGGTGTTCTGCGCATCCCTGCGCACCGCTGAACCCGAACTCCTCGAGCTGCTCGGCACCACCGACGCGCTGATCACGACCGTGCTCGCGGCCGGTGGCGCCACCCCGGCAGCAGTCGGCGCAGGCGGCACCGACGACTCGTGGAACGTCGCTCACCTTGCCGCGCTGGATATTCCGATCCTGCAGGGCCTGTGCCTGACCAGTTCCCGGGACCAGTGGTCGGATAACGACGACGGCATGTCACCGCTGGATGTCGCCACCCAGGTCGCGGTTCCCGAGTTCGACGGCCGCATCATCACCGTGCCGTTTTCCTTCAAGGAGATCGACTCCGAAGGGCTGATCTCCTACGTCGCCGATCCTGAGCGTTGTGCGCGGGTGGCCGGCCTGGCCATCCGCCACGCCCGTTTGCGTGCCATCCCGGCCGCGGAAAAACGGGTGGCCGTGGTGTTTTCGGCCTATCCCACCAAGCACGCCCGCATCGGCAACGCCGTCGGCCTGGATACCCCGGCCAGCGCGATCGCACTGCTGCGCACCATGCGCGACGCCGGTTACGACATCGGCGAGGCCACCGCCCCCGGCGACCTCGCCACAATTGTCGACTCGGGCGATGGTGACGCGCTCATCCACTCCCTGATCGAGCGCGGCGGGCAGGATCCGGAGTGGCTGACCGACGAGGCATTGGCTGCCAATCCGATTCGCGTCCCCGCCAAGGACTACCGGTCCTGGTTCGCGACGCTGCCCGCCGAACTCGCCGATGCCGTCGTCGAGCACTGGGGCCCGCCGCCGGGTGAGCTCTTCGTCGACCGCAGCCACGATCCCGACGGGGAGATCGTCATCGCGGCCATCCAGGCCGGCAACGTGGTGCTGATCGTGCAGCCGCCCCGCGGGTTCGGGGAGAACCCCGTGGCCATCTACCACGACCCCGATCTACCGCCCAGCCACCATTATCTGGCCGCCTACCGCTGGCTGGACTCGTCGTTCCCTGGTTCGTTCCGCGCCGACGCCGTGGTGCACCTGGGCAAGCACGGCAACCTGGAGTGGCTGCCCGGAAAGACGCTCGGCATGAGCGCGGCCTGCGGCACCGACGCCGCCCTCGGCGATCTGCCATTGATCTACCCGTTTCTGGTCAACGATCCGGGGGAGGGCACCCAGGCCAAACGGCGGGCGCACGCCACTCTGATCGATCACCTCATACCGCCGATGGCCCGCGCCGAAACCTACGGCGACATCGCCAAATTGGAGCAGCTGCTCGACGAGCACGCCAATGTGTCGGCGCTGGACCCTGGCAAGCTCCCGGCCATCCGCCAGCAGATCTGGACGTTGATGCGGGCGGCCAAGATGGACCACGACCTGGGCCTGGAGGATCGCCCCGACGAGGAATCCTTCGACGACATGCTGCTGCACGTCGACGGTTGGCTGTGCGAGATCAAGGATGTTCAGATCCGAGACGGCCTGCATGTGCTGGGGCAGAAACCCACCGGCGCAGGCGAACTCGACCTGGTGCTGGCGATCCTGCGGGCCCGCCAGCTGTTCGGCGGCGAGCAGACCGTGCCCGGGCTGCGTCAGGCCCTGGGCCTGATCGAGGACGGCAGTGACGACCGTGCCGCCGTCGACGCCGCCGAGGCCGGGGCCCGCGCGCTGGTGGCTGCGCTGCAGGAGTCCGGTTGGGACCCTTCTGCGGTCGACAAGATCACCGACAACCCCGAGGTCGCCCAGATCCTGCGCTTCGCCGCCACCGAGGTGGTGCCGCGGCTGGCGGGCACCGCAAGCGAGATCGACCAGGTGCTGCGCGCCCTGGCCGGCGGCTTCATCGCGTCGGGGCCGTCCGGTTCGCCGCTGCGCGGCCTGGTCAACGTGCTGCCGACCGGCCGCAACTTCTACTCGGTGGATCCCAAGGCGGTTCCGTCCCGGCTGGCGTGGGAAACCGGTGTGGCGATGGCGGATTCACTTCTGGATCGCTACCGCACCGACTACGGCCGCTGGCCGCAATCGGTGGGGCTCTCGGTCTGGGGCACTTCGGCCATGCGTACCGCCGGTGACGACATCGCCGAGGTGCTCGCCCTGCTGGGGGTGCGGCCGGTGTGGGATGACGCGTCACGCCGGGTGGTCAATCTCGAGGCGATCGACCTGGCCGAACTCGGCCGACCGCGGATCGACGTCACGGTGCGTATCTCCGGGTTCTTCCGCGACGCCTTCCCACACGTGGTCACGATGCTCGACGATGCGGTGGCATTGGTGGCGGGCCTCGACGAGTCGGCCGCAGACAACTACGTGCGCGCCCACTCCCAGGCCGACCTGGCCGAGCATGGCGATCTAAGGCGTTCCACGACAAGGATTTTCGGTTCCAAACCGGGGACCTACGGTGCCGGCCTGTTGCAGCTGATCGACAGCCGTAACTGGCGCGATGACGCCGACCTGGCCGAGGTGTACACCGCGTGGGGCGGATTCGCCTACGGTCGCGGGCTCGACGGTGCACCCGCCGCCGACGACATGAACCGCGCCTACCGGCGAATCGCGGTGGCGGCCAAGAACACCGACACCCGCGAGCACGACATCGCCGACTCCGACGACTACTTCCAGTATCACGGCGGCATGGTGGCCACCGTGCGGGCGCTGACCGGCCAGGCCCCGGCGGCCTACATTGGTGACAACACCCGGCCGGACGCGGTCCGCACTCGCACGCTGTCGGAGGAGACCAATCGCGTCTTTCGGGCCCGGGTGGTCAACCCGCGCTGGATCACCGCGATGCGCAGGCACGGCTACAAGGGGGCCTTTGAGATGGCGGCCACGGTCGACTATCTGTTCGGCTACGACGCCACCGCGCACGTGATGGCCGACTGGATGTACGAACGGCTCTCGGCCGAGTACGTGCTCGACGACGAGAACCGCAAGTTCATGTCGGAGTCCAATCCGTGGGCGCTGCACGGCATGGCCGAACGCCTGCTGGAGGCCGCAGGCCGCGGCATGTGGGCCCAACCCGAGCAGGCCACTCTCGACGGGCTACGTCAGGTGCTGCTGGAAACCGAAGGCGAGCTCGAGGGCTGA
- a CDS encoding PPOX class F420-dependent oxidoreductase, producing the protein MAPTFADVAKANYVLLTTFTKDGRPKPTAIWAAPAAEGLVVITQETSWKVRRIRNTPQVTVAVCDGRGNPKSEAVEAVAEILPKSANGTTYDAIGKRYGLMGKAFNVFSKLRGGMQKNVSILLKPVN; encoded by the coding sequence ATGGCTCCCACCTTCGCCGATGTCGCCAAGGCCAACTACGTCCTGCTGACCACGTTCACCAAGGACGGCCGGCCCAAGCCGACTGCGATCTGGGCCGCGCCCGCAGCGGAGGGGCTGGTCGTCATCACCCAGGAGACATCCTGGAAGGTCAGACGCATCCGCAACACCCCGCAGGTCACCGTCGCGGTGTGCGACGGGCGTGGCAACCCCAAGAGCGAGGCAGTCGAAGCCGTCGCCGAGATCCTGCCCAAATCCGCCAACGGAACCACCTACGACGCGATCGGCAAGCGCTACGGCCTGATGGGTAAGGCGTTCAACGTCTTCTCCAAGCTTCGCGGCGGGATGCAGAAGAATGTTTCGATCCTGCTCAAACCGGTGAACTGA
- a CDS encoding PPOX class F420-dependent oxidoreductase: MTPIFDDVYREKYLLLTTFTKDGKPKPTAVWGVPDGDKLVIITDDGSWKTKRINNTPRVTIQKCGVLGSPRGEPVEAVARNLPKSDTRRVFDAIVKRYWNHAWYFVPRALLLGGVDKVHSAIEVRAVDSPDPDQEPNRPPNR, encoded by the coding sequence ATGACACCGATCTTCGACGACGTTTACCGCGAGAAGTACCTGCTGCTGACCACCTTCACCAAGGACGGCAAACCCAAGCCGACCGCGGTGTGGGGCGTTCCCGACGGCGACAAGCTGGTGATCATCACCGACGACGGATCGTGGAAGACCAAGCGCATCAACAACACTCCACGCGTCACCATCCAGAAGTGCGGTGTGCTGGGCTCACCCAGGGGCGAGCCCGTGGAGGCGGTGGCCCGCAATCTGCCGAAGTCGGACACCCGGCGGGTGTTCGATGCAATCGTCAAGCGGTACTGGAACCATGCCTGGTACTTCGTGCCGCGGGCGCTGTTGCTCGGCGGCGTCGACAAGGTGCACAGCGCCATCGAGGTACGCGCCGTCGACAGTCCTGACCCCGATCAGGAACCGAACCGCCCGCCCAACCGTTGA
- a CDS encoding FxsA family protein gives MAKRLFLIYLLVEMAVMVALVATIGFGYTVLLLSATFVLGLVLAGSQLNRHIRRLRTGLSGGLSDPQGAVSDSVLVALGTVLVVIPGLASSAVGALLLLPPTRAAARPVLTGLVSRRVPLIVAAPAGFGAATGAAGYRQGTGDYIDGEVIDVTDTADVDPYRLPPKA, from the coding sequence ATGGCTAAGCGGCTGTTTCTGATCTACCTCCTCGTAGAGATGGCGGTGATGGTGGCCCTGGTGGCCACCATCGGGTTCGGCTACACCGTGCTGCTGCTGTCGGCCACGTTCGTCCTCGGGTTGGTGCTGGCGGGCTCGCAGCTCAACCGGCACATCCGCCGGTTGCGCACCGGATTGTCCGGTGGCCTGTCCGATCCTCAGGGGGCAGTGTCCGACAGTGTGCTGGTGGCGCTGGGCACCGTGTTGGTGGTGATTCCGGGATTGGCCAGCTCGGCAGTCGGCGCACTGTTGCTGCTGCCGCCCACGCGGGCGGCCGCACGACCGGTGCTCACCGGCCTGGTCTCCCGGCGCGTGCCGCTCATCGTCGCCGCGCCCGCCGGTTTCGGCGCAGCGACCGGTGCCGCCGGTTATCGACAAGGGACAGGCGACTACATTGACGGCGAAGTAATCGACGTCACCGATACCGCTGACGTCGATCCCTACCGCCTGCCTCCCAAGGCCTGA
- a CDS encoding amidohydrolase, with protein sequence MTTLLINGRIHSPSYPDATAFAVRDGVVAWLGSDDVGRSQFPDAEIVDLDGGFVAPAFVDSHVHLTATGLNLDGLDLRGATSLSHCLRLVDEYARRHPDGLVWGHGWDESGWPDQTPLRTADLDGVLGDRTAYLARVDVHSAAATTALRRLAPALTEAAGFDPQRPLSAEAHHLVRAAAREQLTPRQRHAARVAALDHAAAMGIAAVHECAGPQIGGLLDWQELRALEHGVEVVGYWGEPAQDAEHARHLIAETGARGLAGDLFVDGALGSRTAWLHEPYRDAPDTCGNSYLDVGAITTHVQACTEAGIPAGFHVIGDAAVAAVVEGFEAVVKRVGGPAVARCGHRLEHLEMVNAEQAARLGAWGVMASMQPNFDALWGGEDGMYAQRLGLDRVHQLNPFALLASEGVPLAFGSDTPVTSMNPWQTVRAAVSHRSAGSAISARAAFAAATRGGWRACGVHDGVTGTLTPGAPASYAVWEADDLEVSAPANAVQRWSTDPRSRVPALPRLAADADLPHCRQTVHRGVVIHGH encoded by the coding sequence TTGACCACACTCCTGATCAACGGGCGAATCCACAGCCCCAGCTATCCCGACGCGACCGCATTCGCCGTGCGCGACGGCGTTGTGGCGTGGCTGGGTAGCGATGACGTCGGCCGGTCACAGTTCCCCGACGCCGAGATCGTCGACCTCGACGGCGGATTCGTCGCGCCGGCGTTCGTCGACAGCCATGTGCATCTGACCGCCACCGGGCTGAATCTGGACGGCCTGGACCTTCGTGGGGCCACTTCGCTGTCGCACTGTCTGCGGCTGGTGGACGAATACGCCCGTCGGCATCCGGACGGGCTGGTGTGGGGGCACGGCTGGGACGAGTCGGGTTGGCCCGACCAAACCCCACTGCGCACGGCCGACTTGGACGGCGTACTGGGGGACCGGACGGCCTATCTGGCTCGGGTCGATGTGCATTCGGCCGCCGCCACCACCGCGCTACGCCGGTTGGCGCCCGCGCTGACCGAGGCCGCCGGGTTCGATCCGCAGCGCCCTCTGAGCGCCGAGGCGCATCACCTGGTGCGTGCGGCCGCGCGGGAGCAGCTGACCCCCCGACAACGGCACGCCGCCCGCGTCGCCGCCCTCGATCACGCGGCCGCGATGGGGATCGCCGCCGTCCACGAGTGCGCGGGGCCACAGATCGGCGGCCTGCTGGACTGGCAGGAGTTGCGGGCTCTGGAGCACGGTGTCGAGGTCGTCGGTTACTGGGGTGAACCGGCGCAGGACGCCGAGCATGCCCGCCACCTGATCGCCGAGACCGGAGCGCGTGGCCTGGCTGGAGATCTGTTCGTCGACGGTGCGCTCGGCTCACGCACCGCTTGGCTGCACGAGCCCTACCGTGACGCCCCGGACACCTGCGGCAACAGCTACCTCGATGTCGGCGCCATCACCACGCATGTGCAGGCGTGTACGGAGGCCGGCATCCCGGCTGGATTCCACGTGATCGGCGATGCCGCCGTGGCTGCGGTCGTCGAGGGATTCGAGGCTGTGGTGAAGCGGGTCGGCGGCCCGGCCGTGGCCCGCTGCGGTCACCGCCTGGAGCATCTGGAGATGGTCAACGCCGAGCAGGCAGCCCGACTGGGGGCCTGGGGTGTGATGGCCAGCATGCAACCCAACTTCGATGCCCTCTGGGGCGGCGAGGACGGCATGTATGCCCAGCGTCTCGGGCTTGACCGAGTTCACCAGCTCAACCCGTTCGCGCTGTTAGCATCCGAAGGCGTGCCCCTCGCCTTCGGCTCAGACACCCCGGTTACCAGCATGAATCCCTGGCAAACCGTGCGTGCCGCGGTGTCACACCGCAGCGCGGGCAGCGCCATTTCAGCTCGGGCCGCGTTCGCTGCGGCCACCCGCGGGGGCTGGCGGGCCTGCGGGGTCCACGACGGCGTCACCGGGACGCTGACTCCCGGCGCCCCGGCCAGTTACGCGGTGTGGGAGGCCGACGACCTGGAGGTCAGCGCGCCGGCCAACGCCGTCCAGCGGTGGTCCACCGATCCGCGATCGCGCGTGCCCGCGCTGCCGCGGTTGGCGGCCGACGCCGACCTGCCGCACTGCCGGCAGACCGTTCACCGGGGTGTCGTCATCCATGGGCACTGA
- the lnt gene encoding apolipoprotein N-acyltransferase: MGTDRPRSRSERPGPNEITDVIPAVEEDELAELDDLDDGSFDELDENVTGDPVADTDPDDETEERGYRLTAAGTPDRWSVVTAWASRLGRAAAVRWAQLSASVAGGLALCLSYPPTGWWWAAFVGLALIGWVLTLRSTTRAGGFGYGFLFGLAFYIPLLPWISGLVGAVPWLALAAMEALFCGLFGLAAVIVGRLPWWPLWFAALWGTQEWLKSTVPFGGFPWGVLGFGQTNGPLLALARWGGAPLLSFAVALVGFSATLLFLEIVQWWRHGHKPGFPAPAVMLPGLSITVVLLATAVLWPEVRHSGTGAGDEQSVTVAAVQGNVPRLGLEFNAQRRAVLDNHVKETQRLADDVRAGRAPKPMFVVWPENASDIDPMANADAAAQITAAADAIGAPILVGTITKADGYTADNPVATNTVIVWDPEHGPGERHDKKIVQPFGEYLPWRSFFRHLSSYADRAGYFVPGEGNGVVHAAGVPIGVATCWEIIFDRAARESVLSGAQVLTVPTNNATFDENMSAQQLAFGRLRAVEHDRYVVVAGTTGISAVIAPDGRVLARTEFFQPAYLDSQIRLKSGLTPATEWGPALQVALVTLGIGALLAAMLHNGGFVQRMVRRRNGEGPATMKESHDSPW, from the coding sequence ATGGGCACTGACCGCCCCCGGAGCAGATCCGAACGACCGGGACCCAACGAGATCACCGATGTCATCCCGGCCGTCGAAGAAGACGAACTCGCCGAACTGGACGACCTCGACGACGGATCTTTCGACGAGCTGGATGAGAACGTCACCGGCGATCCGGTGGCCGACACCGATCCCGATGACGAAACCGAGGAGCGTGGGTACCGCCTGACGGCAGCGGGCACGCCGGACCGCTGGTCGGTGGTGACCGCCTGGGCGTCGAGGTTAGGCCGGGCCGCCGCGGTGCGGTGGGCGCAGTTGAGCGCATCGGTCGCCGGTGGGCTCGCGTTGTGCCTGAGCTATCCGCCGACCGGTTGGTGGTGGGCGGCGTTCGTCGGGTTGGCGTTGATCGGCTGGGTGCTGACGTTGCGTTCCACCACCCGCGCCGGCGGCTTCGGCTACGGATTCCTGTTCGGCCTGGCGTTCTATATCCCGCTGCTGCCGTGGATCAGCGGGCTGGTCGGGGCGGTGCCGTGGCTGGCCCTGGCCGCCATGGAGGCGCTGTTCTGCGGGCTGTTCGGCCTGGCGGCGGTCATCGTCGGGCGACTGCCCTGGTGGCCGCTGTGGTTCGCCGCACTGTGGGGCACCCAGGAGTGGCTGAAATCCACCGTGCCCTTCGGCGGATTCCCTTGGGGTGTGCTCGGATTCGGTCAGACCAACGGACCGTTGCTGGCCCTGGCGCGCTGGGGTGGCGCGCCGCTGCTGTCGTTCGCGGTGGCGCTCGTCGGCTTCAGCGCGACGCTGCTGTTCCTGGAGATCGTGCAGTGGTGGCGTCACGGCCACAAGCCGGGCTTCCCGGCGCCCGCGGTCATGCTGCCGGGCCTGAGTATCACGGTGGTGCTGCTGGCCACCGCGGTGCTGTGGCCGGAGGTCCGTCATTCCGGCACCGGCGCGGGTGACGAGCAGAGCGTCACCGTGGCCGCCGTGCAGGGCAACGTGCCCCGGCTCGGCCTGGAGTTCAACGCCCAGCGCCGCGCGGTGCTCGACAACCACGTGAAGGAGACGCAGCGACTCGCCGACGACGTCCGCGCGGGCCGGGCGCCGAAACCGATGTTCGTGGTCTGGCCCGAGAACGCCTCCGACATCGATCCCATGGCCAATGCCGACGCCGCGGCACAGATCACCGCAGCGGCCGATGCCATCGGTGCGCCGATCCTCGTGGGAACCATCACCAAGGCCGACGGCTACACCGCGGACAACCCGGTGGCCACCAACACCGTGATCGTCTGGGATCCCGAACACGGGCCCGGTGAGCGTCACGACAAGAAGATCGTGCAGCCTTTCGGCGAGTACCTACCGTGGCGCAGTTTCTTCCGGCATCTGTCGTCGTATGCGGACCGGGCCGGCTATTTCGTCCCCGGTGAGGGCAACGGCGTCGTGCATGCCGCCGGGGTACCGATCGGGGTGGCCACCTGCTGGGAGATCATCTTCGACCGGGCCGCGCGGGAATCGGTTCTCAGCGGCGCCCAGGTGCTGACGGTGCCCACCAACAATGCGACGTTCGACGAGAACATGAGTGCGCAGCAGCTGGCGTTCGGCAGACTGCGGGCCGTCGAGCATGATCGTTACGTCGTGGTTGCCGGGACCACCGGCATCAGCGCCGTGATCGCGCCGGACGGACGTGTACTGGCTCGCACCGAGTTCTTCCAGCCCGCCTATCTGGACAGCCAGATCAGGCTGAAATCAGGGCTGACACCCGCGACCGAGTGGGGTCCGGCATTGCAGGTGGCGCTGGTCACGCTTGGAATTGGGGCGTTGCTTGCCGCAATGCTGCACAATGGAGGGTTCGTGCAAAGAATGGTGAGGCGTCGCAACGGCGAAGGCCCCGCGACGATGAAGGAGTCACATGACAGTCCCTGGTGA